The following are from one region of the Thiocapsa rosea genome:
- the cobM gene encoding precorrin-4 C(11)-methyltransferase, which produces MGKVWFVGAGPGAADLITVRGSRLLGEAGAVLYAGSLVSRAALQWASPGCDIADSKGMDISEITGWLMDRAKHHETIVRLQTGDPALYGALAEVAGPLDRAGIPVGIVPGVSSAMASAAAAGETLTLPEVTQTVILTRIEGRTPMPERESLDALARHRCSLCIFLSIAHIDAVIDALRSAGWPDSAPMVVVEKATWPGEERVLRGTLADIAEQCRTAGIDRQAMILASPALGARARTDIAMSRLYAPEFGHGFRRAEWTPET; this is translated from the coding sequence ATGGGTAAGGTCTGGTTCGTCGGCGCCGGTCCGGGTGCGGCCGATTTGATCACGGTCCGCGGCAGCCGCCTATTGGGCGAGGCCGGAGCCGTCCTCTACGCCGGATCGCTCGTCTCCAGGGCTGCCCTGCAATGGGCGTCGCCCGGCTGCGACATCGCCGACTCCAAGGGCATGGACATCAGCGAGATCACGGGCTGGCTGATGGATCGGGCCAAGCATCACGAGACGATAGTGCGACTTCAGACCGGCGATCCGGCGCTCTACGGCGCGCTGGCCGAGGTGGCTGGGCCTTTGGACCGCGCCGGCATCCCGGTCGGGATCGTGCCCGGCGTCTCCTCGGCGATGGCCTCGGCAGCGGCCGCGGGCGAGACACTGACCCTCCCGGAGGTGACCCAAACGGTCATCCTCACCCGCATCGAGGGACGCACACCGATGCCCGAGCGCGAGTCGCTCGACGCCTTGGCGCGCCATCGTTGCTCGCTCTGCATCTTTCTCTCGATCGCCCACATCGATGCGGTCATCGACGCGCTACGCAGCGCCGGTTGGCCGGACTCCGCGCCCATGGTCGTCGTGGAGAAGGCGACCTGGCCGGGCGAGGAGCGCGTCCTGCGTGGAACGCTCGCCGACATTGCCGAGCAGTGTCGCACTGCAGGGATCGACCGCCAGGCCATGATCCTGGCAAGCCCGGCCCTGGGTGCACGCGCGCGCACCGACATCGCAATGTCCCGACTCTACGCCCCCGAGTTCGGCCACGGCTTTCGCCGCGCCGAGTGGACACCCGAGACTTGA
- a CDS encoding DUF29 domain-containing protein yields the protein MSALSELYKTDFHAWTLKAAELIRQHRFDEVNTDDLAEELDSMGKKERNEIANRLVILLAHLLKRQFQPAYRSTGWRSSIIEQRKQIQRQIQSSPSVKPYVPEAIDDAYPDAVDITVRETLLGPERFPRSCPYAIDEILDFDFYPNEP from the coding sequence ATGAGTGCACTCTCAGAGCTCTACAAGACCGATTTCCACGCCTGGACGCTGAAGGCTGCGGAATTGATCCGCCAGCATCGCTTCGACGAGGTGAACACGGACGATCTGGCGGAGGAGCTGGACAGCATGGGGAAGAAAGAGCGCAACGAGATCGCGAATCGCTTGGTCATTCTGCTGGCCCACCTGTTGAAGCGGCAATTTCAGCCGGCCTACCGAAGTACGGGCTGGCGCAGCAGCATCATCGAGCAGCGCAAGCAGATTCAGCGTCAGATCCAGTCAAGCCCCAGCGTGAAGCCCTACGTGCCGGAGGCCATCGACGATGCCTACCCGGACGCCGTGGACATCACCGTGCGCGAGACCCTGTTGGGCCCCGAGCGGTTTCCCCGATCTTGCCCCTACGCAATCGACGAGATCCTTGATTTCGATTTCTACCCGAACGAGCCATGA
- the aceF gene encoding dihydrolipoyllysine-residue acetyltransferase: MATVEDILLPDIGDFSDVEVIEILVAPGDRIEAEQSILSLESDKATIEIPAPLAGVIRALKVKVGDRVSQGDLLMTLETDGAGSEEAPSKETSAGEGGSAQAEASEPGAVPATARPVSPAPASAQASKSTAPRTPSGGETISVVLPDIGDFVDIPVIEVLIAPGDRIEVDQSLLTLESDKATMEIPSPNAGVVEELAVNVGDTLNQGDLILTLRTEGEVDSGEPVATAEPMAANTAEELEAPPGPASSVKRAPGESERRPAPVLPRPEDMAAIAKGRKAHASPAVRRFARELGVDLKVVKGSGPKGRVLKDDVQGFVKQSLAQGAPSGAGGALPFALPAAPEIDFGKFGPVEVTELSRIKKLSGRHLHRCWLSVPHVTQFDEADITSLEDFRKAQKAQAAEKGIKLTFVPFLLKAVATALNRMPVLKASLTADGEGLVLKHFTHIGVAVDTPQGLVVPVVRDVDKKGIFALAAELSELGEKARAGKLLPGDMQGGCFSISSLGGIGGTAFTPIVNAPEVAILGVSRATIKPVWNGQTFEPRLMLPLSLSYDHRVVDGADGARFTSLLGELLGDLRQLLL, encoded by the coding sequence GTGGCAACCGTCGAAGACATTCTGCTGCCGGACATCGGGGACTTCTCGGACGTCGAGGTGATCGAGATCCTCGTCGCGCCGGGCGACCGGATCGAGGCCGAGCAATCGATCCTCAGTCTGGAGAGCGACAAGGCGACCATCGAGATCCCCGCGCCGTTGGCGGGGGTGATCCGAGCGTTGAAGGTCAAGGTCGGCGATCGCGTCAGTCAGGGGGATCTCCTGATGACGCTGGAGACCGATGGGGCTGGTTCCGAGGAGGCTCCGTCCAAGGAGACATCTGCCGGCGAAGGGGGATCTGCACAAGCCGAGGCGAGCGAGCCGGGTGCTGTTCCCGCGACAGCACGCCCGGTGTCCCCTGCTCCGGCTTCGGCGCAGGCCTCGAAATCGACCGCACCGCGCACGCCGAGCGGCGGCGAGACCATCTCCGTGGTCCTGCCCGACATCGGCGATTTCGTGGACATCCCGGTCATCGAGGTCCTTATTGCTCCGGGCGATCGCATCGAGGTCGATCAGTCGCTTCTCACCCTCGAGAGCGACAAGGCGACGATGGAGATCCCCTCGCCCAACGCAGGTGTCGTCGAGGAGTTGGCCGTCAACGTCGGGGATACCCTGAATCAGGGCGATCTCATCCTGACACTGCGGACCGAAGGCGAGGTCGACAGCGGCGAGCCGGTCGCAACCGCCGAGCCGATGGCCGCGAACACGGCCGAAGAGCTCGAGGCACCGCCGGGTCCGGCCTCGAGCGTCAAACGCGCGCCCGGTGAATCCGAGCGCCGCCCCGCTCCGGTGCTGCCGCGTCCCGAGGACATGGCCGCCATCGCCAAGGGCCGCAAGGCCCATGCGAGCCCCGCCGTGAGACGTTTCGCGCGCGAGCTCGGCGTCGACCTGAAGGTCGTCAAGGGGTCGGGGCCAAAGGGTCGCGTGCTCAAAGACGACGTCCAGGGCTTCGTCAAGCAATCACTCGCGCAAGGTGCTCCGAGCGGGGCCGGCGGCGCCCTACCCTTCGCCCTGCCAGCAGCGCCCGAGATCGATTTCGGCAAGTTCGGCCCGGTCGAGGTCACCGAGCTGTCGCGCATCAAGAAGCTCAGCGGTCGGCATTTGCACCGCTGCTGGCTCTCGGTGCCGCATGTCACCCAGTTCGACGAGGCGGACATCACCTCGCTCGAAGACTTCCGCAAGGCGCAAAAGGCGCAGGCCGCCGAGAAGGGCATCAAGCTGACCTTCGTCCCCTTCCTGCTCAAGGCGGTCGCGACGGCGCTGAACCGGATGCCGGTCCTCAAGGCTTCGTTGACGGCGGACGGCGAGGGTCTGGTGCTCAAGCACTTCACCCATATCGGCGTGGCGGTCGACACGCCGCAGGGTCTGGTTGTCCCGGTCGTGCGCGACGTCGACAAGAAAGGCATCTTTGCGCTGGCCGCGGAACTCTCCGAGCTCGGTGAGAAGGCACGCGCCGGCAAGCTGCTGCCGGGCGACATGCAGGGTGGCTGTTTTTCCATCTCCAGCCTCGGCGGCATCGGCGGGACTGCCTTCACGCCGATCGTGAACGCGCCCGAGGTCGCCATCCTCGGGGTCTCGCGCGCGACGATCAAGCCGGTTTGGAACGGGCAGACCTTCGAGCCGCGCCTGATGCTGCCGCTGTCGCTGTCTTACGATCACCGAGTGGTCGACGGCGCGGACGGGGCGCGCTTCACCAGCCTGCTCGGGGAGCTGCTCGGGGATCTGCGCCAGCTTCTGCTGTAG
- a CDS encoding rubrerythrin family protein, translating to MELKGSKTEESLKEAFAGESQANRRYLYFAAKADVEGYNDVAAVFRSTAEGETGHAHGHLEYLEAVGDPATGLPIGPTGDNLRAAIAGETHEYTDMYPGMAKTARDEGFDEVADWFETLAKAERSHANRFQKALDNLDA from the coding sequence ATGGAGCTCAAGGGCAGCAAAACCGAAGAAAGTTTGAAGGAAGCCTTCGCGGGCGAGTCTCAGGCGAATCGCCGCTACCTCTATTTCGCCGCCAAGGCCGATGTCGAGGGCTACAACGATGTCGCGGCGGTCTTCCGCTCGACCGCCGAGGGCGAGACCGGCCATGCGCACGGCCACCTCGAATATCTCGAAGCCGTCGGCGACCCGGCCACCGGTCTGCCGATCGGTCCGACCGGCGACAATCTGCGGGCGGCCATCGCGGGCGAAACCCACGAATACACCGATATGTACCCCGGCATGGCCAAGACCGCACGTGACGAAGGCTTCGACGAGGTCGCCGACTGGTTCGAGACGCTGGCCAAGGCCGAGCGCTCGCACGCCAATCGCTTCCAGAAGGCGCTCGACAACCTCGACGCTTAA
- a CDS encoding BPTI/Kunitz domain-containing protein, whose product MGLGRFRLPALLILILMAGIAGCGGAPTGGGSDELPVACLVKPDPGPCRSNQLGFYYDYRDDRCKAFTYGGCAGRVPFATLQQCLDFCGAKR is encoded by the coding sequence ATGGGGTTAGGCCGGTTTCGCCTTCCGGCGCTCCTCATCCTCATTCTCATGGCAGGCATCGCGGGATGTGGCGGTGCTCCCACAGGAGGCGGCAGCGATGAGCTGCCCGTCGCCTGCCTCGTCAAACCCGACCCCGGCCCCTGCCGTTCCAATCAGCTCGGATTCTATTACGACTACCGAGACGATCGCTGCAAGGCGTTCACCTACGGCGGCTGCGCGGGTCGGGTGCCGTTCGCGACCTTGCAGCAGTGTTTGGACTTCTGCGGGGCGAAGCGGTGA
- the aceE gene encoding pyruvate dehydrogenase (acetyl-transferring), homodimeric type: protein MTNKPDIDPQETQEWLDSLEAVLENEGVERAHFLLERLIDKARRSGAYLPFTANTAYVNTIPVQQQERFPGDRAMERRIRSFVRWNAMAMVVQANRLSTELGGHISSFASSATLVDVGYNHFFRARDKDHGGDLIFFQGHAAPGIYARAFLEGRISEEQLYNFRQEVDGNGLSSYPHPWLMPNFWQFPTVSMGLGPLMAIYQARFMRYLNDRELVNTSERKVWAFLGDGEMDEPESLGAISLAARERLDNLVFVVNCNLQRLDGPVRGNGKIIQELEAVFRGAGWNVVKVVWGSYWDPLFARDKQGLLLKRMEECVDGDYQAYKAKGGAYTREHFFGKYAELKDMVANMTDEDIWRLNRGGHDPAKVYAAYDAAMRMNGKPTVILAKTVKGYGMGVAGEGMNITHSQKKMGETHLKAFRDRFNIPISDDQIGAAPFYKPPQDSPEMLYMHEVRERLGGFLPLRRDDAAVLPIPELDAFKPLLEGSGDKEMSTTMAMVRILTILVRDKAIGKYLVPIVPDEARTFGMEGMFRQLGIYSSIGQLYEPVDADQVMYYREDKKGQILQEGINEAGAMSSWIAAATAYANHGQSMIPFYIYYSMFGFQRIGDLAWAAGDMQARGFLIGGTAGRTTLAGEGLQHQDGHSMVVAATIPNCVAYDPAYAYELAVIVQDGLRRMYREKENVFYYVTAMNENYVQPALPEGAEAGILKGMYPVHQGEEHTHRVQLLGAGTILREVLAAAELLAKDFNVGADVWSVTSFNELRREGIDVERWNMLHPDQPQRTTYVEEQLAGTRGPIVAATDYVRTYADQIRPYIPRHYLVLGTDGFGRSDMRSQLRKFFEVNRYYIVVAALKALADEGEIPTATVSEAIRKYRIDPEKPNPVTI from the coding sequence ATGACCAACAAGCCCGATATCGATCCCCAAGAGACACAGGAATGGCTCGATTCGCTCGAGGCCGTGCTCGAGAACGAAGGCGTCGAGCGCGCCCACTTTTTGCTCGAGCGACTGATCGACAAGGCGCGCCGTTCGGGGGCTTATCTCCCGTTCACCGCCAACACCGCCTATGTGAACACCATTCCGGTGCAGCAGCAGGAGCGCTTCCCCGGCGATCGCGCCATGGAGCGACGCATTCGCTCCTTCGTGCGCTGGAACGCCATGGCCATGGTGGTGCAGGCGAACCGGCTCTCGACCGAGCTCGGGGGGCACATCTCGAGCTTCGCCTCCTCCGCCACCCTCGTCGACGTGGGCTACAACCACTTCTTCCGTGCGCGCGACAAGGATCACGGCGGAGACCTGATCTTCTTCCAAGGTCACGCGGCGCCCGGCATCTATGCCCGCGCGTTCCTGGAGGGACGCATCAGCGAGGAGCAGCTCTACAACTTCCGCCAGGAGGTCGACGGCAACGGCTTGTCCTCCTATCCACACCCTTGGTTGATGCCCAACTTCTGGCAGTTCCCGACCGTCTCGATGGGGTTGGGTCCACTGATGGCCATCTACCAGGCGCGCTTCATGCGCTATCTGAACGACCGGGAGCTGGTCAACACGAGCGAGCGTAAGGTCTGGGCCTTCCTGGGCGACGGCGAGATGGACGAGCCCGAATCGCTGGGCGCCATCTCCTTGGCGGCACGCGAACGTCTCGATAACCTGGTGTTCGTCGTCAACTGCAACCTGCAGCGTCTCGACGGCCCGGTACGCGGCAACGGCAAGATCATCCAGGAGCTCGAAGCCGTCTTCCGCGGCGCCGGCTGGAACGTCGTCAAGGTCGTCTGGGGCAGTTACTGGGACCCCTTGTTCGCCCGCGACAAGCAGGGTCTGCTCCTCAAGCGCATGGAGGAATGCGTCGACGGCGACTACCAGGCCTACAAGGCCAAGGGCGGCGCCTACACCCGCGAGCATTTCTTCGGCAAGTATGCCGAGCTCAAGGACATGGTCGCCAACATGACCGACGAGGACATCTGGCGTCTGAACCGCGGCGGCCATGATCCGGCCAAGGTCTATGCCGCCTACGACGCGGCCATGCGCATGAACGGCAAGCCGACAGTGATCCTGGCCAAGACCGTAAAAGGTTACGGTATGGGTGTGGCCGGCGAGGGCATGAACATCACCCACTCGCAGAAAAAGATGGGCGAGACGCATCTCAAAGCCTTCCGCGACCGCTTCAATATTCCGATCTCGGACGATCAGATCGGCGCCGCGCCCTTCTACAAGCCGCCGCAGGACAGCCCCGAGATGCTGTACATGCATGAGGTGCGCGAGCGGCTCGGCGGGTTCCTACCGCTGCGTCGCGACGATGCCGCGGTGCTGCCGATCCCCGAGCTGGATGCCTTCAAGCCGCTCCTCGAAGGCAGCGGCGACAAGGAGATGTCGACCACCATGGCGATGGTGCGCATCCTCACGATCCTGGTGCGCGACAAGGCGATCGGCAAGTATTTGGTCCCCATCGTTCCGGACGAGGCACGCACCTTCGGCATGGAGGGCATGTTCCGCCAGCTCGGCATCTACTCCTCGATCGGCCAGCTCTACGAGCCGGTCGATGCCGATCAGGTCATGTACTACCGCGAGGACAAGAAGGGTCAGATCCTGCAGGAAGGCATCAACGAGGCGGGCGCCATGTCGTCCTGGATCGCGGCGGCCACCGCCTACGCGAACCACGGCCAGAGCATGATCCCCTTCTACATCTACTACTCCATGTTCGGGTTCCAGCGCATCGGGGATCTGGCCTGGGCGGCGGGCGACATGCAGGCCCGCGGTTTCCTGATCGGCGGCACCGCCGGACGCACCACGCTCGCCGGCGAGGGTCTGCAGCATCAGGACGGCCACAGCATGGTGGTCGCCGCGACCATCCCGAACTGTGTCGCCTACGACCCGGCCTACGCCTACGAGCTCGCCGTCATCGTCCAAGACGGCCTGCGCCGGATGTATCGAGAGAAGGAAAACGTCTTCTACTACGTCACGGCGATGAACGAGAACTACGTCCAGCCGGCGCTGCCGGAGGGCGCCGAGGCCGGGATCCTCAAGGGCATGTATCCGGTTCATCAGGGCGAGGAGCACACCCACCGGGTCCAGTTGCTCGGCGCCGGGACCATCCTGCGCGAGGTCTTGGCCGCGGCCGAGCTGCTCGCCAAGGACTTCAACGTCGGCGCCGATGTCTGGAGCGTCACCAGCTTCAACGAGCTGCGGCGCGAAGGCATCGATGTGGAGCGTTGGAACATGCTCCATCCCGACCAGCCCCAGCGCACCACCTATGTCGAGGAGCAACTGGCCGGGACCCGAGGCCCGATCGTCGCCGCCACGGACTATGTCAGGACCTACGCCGACCAGATCCGCCCCTACATCCCGCGACACTACCTGGTGCTCGGGACCGACGGCTTCGGGCGGAGCGACATGCGCAGCCAGCTGCGAAAATTCTTCGAGGTGAATCGTTACTACATCGTCGTCGCAGCCCTCAAGGCATTGGCCGACGAGGGCGAGATCCCGACCGCGACGGTCTCCGAGGCGATTCGGAAATACCGTATCGACCCGGAAAAACCCAACCCGGTAACGATCTGA
- a CDS encoding acylphosphatase: MDEHQSEQRICYRCLVGGRVQGVFFRASAREQAMRLGVTGYARNLPDGRVELLVCGEASAVGHLRDWLRTGPPGAAVTGVACEPLDYQQYPSFAID; the protein is encoded by the coding sequence ATGGACGAGCATCAAAGCGAGCAACGTATCTGTTACCGCTGCCTCGTCGGCGGCCGGGTGCAGGGCGTGTTTTTCCGTGCGTCGGCTCGCGAGCAGGCGATGCGGTTGGGCGTGACCGGATATGCGCGAAATCTTCCCGACGGGCGCGTGGAGTTGCTGGTTTGCGGGGAGGCGAGCGCGGTCGGTCATCTGCGCGACTGGTTGCGCACCGGGCCCCCGGGGGCTGCGGTGACCGGGGTTGCTTGCGAGCCTCTGGACTATCAGCAGTATCCGAGCTTCGCCATCGACTGA
- the lpdA gene encoding dihydrolipoyl dehydrogenase, producing MNDKSGDIIEVKVPDIGDFKDVEVIEVLVSPGDSVIEEASLITLESDKASMEIPAPRAGNVRTVEVAVGDRISEGTLIMTLDVKATGGGEAGKESVSTAAAASQEIVTEVVVLGAGPGGYTAAFRAADLGKKVVLIERYDTLGGVCLNVGCIPSKALLHTAAILEEVKTLGTMGVTFGEPQIDLDKMRAGKEQVVAKLTGGLAAMAKQRRVEVVQGTGRFEAPNRIAVAQPGGPVRILFDHCVIACGSAPMKIPGFPHDDPRVMDSTDALEIADIPERLLIVGGGIIGLEMASVYSALGSTVEVVEMKDQLMPGADIDLVRALEKVIKKRYSTIRLDTKVAQMSATAEGIKVVFEGKKPGEEIYDKVLVAIGRRPNGKLVNAEAAGVKVDQHGFIKVDAHMRTNVPNIFAIGDVVGGPMLAHKATHEAKVAAEVIAGMPALFDPMTIPSVAYTDPEVAWMGLTETDAKAKGIAYEKGVFPWAASGRALGIHRDEGLTKLLFDPETKRILGAGIVGPNAGELIGEAVLALEMGADMEDIGLTIHPHPTLNETIGLAAEMAHGSITDLLPPKKR from the coding sequence ATGAACGACAAGAGCGGCGACATCATCGAGGTCAAGGTACCGGACATCGGTGACTTCAAAGACGTGGAGGTCATCGAGGTCCTGGTCTCACCGGGCGATTCGGTGATCGAGGAAGCGTCGCTGATCACACTCGAAAGCGACAAGGCGAGCATGGAGATCCCGGCGCCGCGTGCCGGGAACGTGCGCACGGTCGAGGTCGCGGTCGGCGATCGGATCTCGGAAGGAACGCTCATCATGACGCTCGACGTCAAGGCGACGGGCGGAGGCGAAGCGGGCAAAGAATCCGTGAGCACGGCTGCTGCCGCGTCTCAGGAGATCGTCACCGAAGTCGTGGTGCTCGGTGCGGGTCCCGGTGGCTACACCGCCGCCTTCCGCGCCGCCGATCTCGGAAAGAAGGTCGTCCTGATCGAGCGCTACGACACCCTCGGCGGCGTCTGTCTGAACGTCGGCTGTATCCCATCGAAGGCGCTGCTGCATACGGCCGCCATTCTCGAAGAGGTCAAGACGCTCGGCACGATGGGCGTCACCTTCGGCGAGCCGCAGATCGATCTGGACAAGATGCGCGCGGGCAAGGAGCAGGTGGTCGCCAAGCTCACCGGCGGTCTCGCGGCCATGGCCAAGCAACGCCGGGTCGAGGTGGTCCAAGGCACCGGACGCTTCGAGGCGCCGAACCGGATCGCCGTGGCACAACCCGGTGGTCCGGTGCGAATCCTGTTCGACCACTGCGTCATCGCCTGCGGCTCGGCGCCCATGAAGATCCCGGGCTTTCCGCATGACGACCCGCGGGTCATGGACTCCACCGACGCGCTCGAGATCGCGGACATCCCGGAGCGTCTTCTGATCGTCGGCGGCGGCATCATCGGGCTCGAGATGGCAAGCGTCTACAGCGCGCTTGGCTCGACCGTCGAGGTCGTCGAGATGAAGGATCAGTTGATGCCGGGGGCGGACATCGATTTGGTACGCGCGCTCGAAAAGGTCATCAAGAAGCGCTACAGCACGATCCGACTCGACACCAAGGTCGCGCAGATGAGCGCCACCGCCGAAGGCATCAAGGTCGTCTTCGAGGGCAAAAAGCCGGGCGAAGAGATCTACGACAAGGTGCTGGTCGCCATCGGCCGACGCCCGAACGGCAAGCTCGTCAACGCCGAGGCCGCCGGGGTGAAGGTCGATCAGCACGGATTCATCAAGGTCGATGCCCACATGCGCACCAACGTGCCGAACATCTTCGCCATCGGCGACGTCGTCGGCGGGCCGATGCTCGCCCACAAGGCGACGCACGAGGCCAAGGTCGCGGCCGAGGTGATCGCCGGCATGCCTGCCCTCTTCGACCCCATGACCATCCCCTCGGTCGCCTACACGGACCCCGAGGTCGCCTGGATGGGCTTGACCGAGACCGACGCCAAGGCCAAGGGCATCGCCTACGAGAAGGGCGTCTTCCCCTGGGCGGCGAGCGGTCGCGCACTCGGCATCCACCGCGACGAGGGTCTGACCAAGCTGCTCTTCGATCCGGAGACCAAGCGCATCCTGGGTGCGGGCATCGTCGGCCCGAACGCCGGCGAGCTGATCGGCGAGGCTGTTCTGGCGCTTGAGATGGGTGCGGACATGGAAGACATCGGTCTGACCATCCACCCGCACCCGACCCTGAACGAGACCATCGGGCTCGCCGCCGAGATGGCGCACGGCTCGATCACGGATCTACTCCCGCCGAAGAAGCGCTGA
- the cpdA gene encoding 3',5'-cyclic-AMP phosphodiesterase has translation MPAPNGLRTFDVAPSPTTGGARPEQTAQRLTLLQLTDPHLFAEPDGQLLGVTTRRSFEAVLELALAHSPPADALVLTGDLVHDESREGYRALRRLLDRTGLPYYCIPGNHDSQPLMEELLGPAALGPVAVRTLGDWNLVFLDSTEPGREGGRIGQARLAALGDALVAKRSPAVIFLHQHPIPVQSAWMDRLSVEDGDELIALCNRHHQVKALVCGHVHQEFAQRLDGYWVLGTPSTCVQFEPRQSKFAIDAQPPGYRELTLLANGALETRVVRLDGYPERPSRTAGGY, from the coding sequence ATGCCAGCGCCCAACGGCTTACGGACATTCGACGTCGCCCCGTCACCCACAACGGGGGGAGCCCGGCCGGAACAGACCGCGCAACGGCTGACGCTTCTGCAGTTGACCGATCCGCATCTCTTCGCCGAACCCGACGGGCAGCTGCTCGGCGTGACCACGCGGCGCAGCTTCGAGGCGGTGTTGGAGCTCGCACTCGCGCATTCGCCGCCTGCCGATGCCTTGGTGCTCACGGGCGATCTCGTCCATGACGAGTCGCGCGAAGGCTATCGAGCGCTTCGCCGTTTGCTCGATCGCACCGGACTGCCCTACTACTGCATCCCCGGCAACCACGACTCGCAGCCGCTGATGGAAGAGCTACTCGGACCCGCGGCGCTCGGGCCGGTTGCCGTGCGAACGCTCGGAGACTGGAACCTCGTCTTTCTCGATTCCACCGAGCCGGGCCGAGAGGGCGGGCGAATCGGACAGGCTCGACTCGCGGCGCTTGGCGATGCCCTCGTGGCAAAGCGATCACCGGCGGTGATCTTTCTGCATCAACATCCGATCCCTGTACAGAGCGCCTGGATGGACAGGCTCTCGGTCGAGGACGGAGATGAGCTGATTGCACTCTGCAACCGGCATCATCAGGTCAAGGCCCTGGTCTGCGGTCATGTTCACCAGGAATTCGCGCAGCGTCTCGACGGGTATTGGGTTCTGGGAACACCCTCGACCTGTGTTCAGTTCGAGCCACGCCAATCCAAATTCGCGATCGATGCGCAACCCCCCGGTTACCGAGAACTCACACTCCTTGCGAACGGCGCGCTGGAGACCCGCGTCGTGCGTCTCGACGGCTACCCGGAGCGTCCGAGTCGGACGGCGGGCGGTTATTGA